A part of Asterias rubens chromosome 14, eAstRub1.3, whole genome shotgun sequence genomic DNA contains:
- the LOC117299335 gene encoding uncharacterized protein LOC117299335 isoform X1, which translates to MSSPAYKPLHNVCDDGVESAEMLFQSFPGQTSLSIPSFPPADTTIITSSTQPKDYQIFAIFVTLFCCLPLGVLGIFKSSEVRRRAAMGDTFGAHQASYRTKSFLYAGLGVGLLVWVCSATAFVVYVVQVFGDYTFSEETVRYEFVTVVVPIGK; encoded by the exons ATGTCGTCCC CAGCTTACAAACCTCTTCATAATGTCTGCGACGATGGAGTGGAAAGTGCAGAGATGTTGTTTCAGTCATTTCCAGGGCAGACGTCATTATCA ATTCCATCATTCCCACCAGCCGATACCACCATCATCACCTCCAGTACCCAACCTAAGGACTACCAGATTTTTGCCATCTTCGTCACCCTCTTCTGCTGTCTCCCGCTGGGGGTCCTGGGAATTTTCAAGTCCAGCGAG GTAAGAAGACGAGCCGCCATGGGTGACACCTTTGGTGCCCACCAGGCCAGCTATCGTACCAAGAGCTTTCTCTACGCCGGTCTGGGCGTCGGGCTCCTAGTCTGGGTTTGCAGCGCCACCGCATTCGTCGTTTACGTCGTCCAGGTCTTCGGAGACTACACATTCTCTGAGGAGACCGTCAGGTACGAGTTTGTGACTGTAGTTGTTCCTATTGGCAAATAA
- the LOC117299335 gene encoding uncharacterized protein LOC117299335 isoform X2: MSSPYKPLHNVCDDGVESAEMLFQSFPGQTSLSIPSFPPADTTIITSSTQPKDYQIFAIFVTLFCCLPLGVLGIFKSSEVRRRAAMGDTFGAHQASYRTKSFLYAGLGVGLLVWVCSATAFVVYVVQVFGDYTFSEETVRYEFVTVVVPIGK, translated from the exons ATGTCGTCCC CTTACAAACCTCTTCATAATGTCTGCGACGATGGAGTGGAAAGTGCAGAGATGTTGTTTCAGTCATTTCCAGGGCAGACGTCATTATCA ATTCCATCATTCCCACCAGCCGATACCACCATCATCACCTCCAGTACCCAACCTAAGGACTACCAGATTTTTGCCATCTTCGTCACCCTCTTCTGCTGTCTCCCGCTGGGGGTCCTGGGAATTTTCAAGTCCAGCGAG GTAAGAAGACGAGCCGCCATGGGTGACACCTTTGGTGCCCACCAGGCCAGCTATCGTACCAAGAGCTTTCTCTACGCCGGTCTGGGCGTCGGGCTCCTAGTCTGGGTTTGCAGCGCCACCGCATTCGTCGTTTACGTCGTCCAGGTCTTCGGAGACTACACATTCTCTGAGGAGACCGTCAGGTACGAGTTTGTGACTGTAGTTGTTCCTATTGGCAAATAA